Proteins encoded together in one Salvelinus sp. IW2-2015 unplaced genomic scaffold, ASM291031v2 Un_scaffold1995, whole genome shotgun sequence window:
- the LOC139024895 gene encoding ribonuclease inhibitor-like, with product MTEVIILYVEEIQTTELRKSLKTKNCHLHPAQWSALVFVLLTSEKELDVFDLKKYARSEEGLLRLLPVVKASRAALLSGCGVTEEGCASLVSALESNPSHLRELDLSNNDLKDSGVELLSAVLGNPHCKLETLRLTGCKLTDTSCKVLASVLSSTPSHLRELDLSNNDLKDSGVKLLSAGLWNPHCKLETLRLSGCLVTEEGCASLVSALRSKPSHLRELDLSYNHPXDSGVRLLSAGLEDPHCRLEKLKYVEGLCQCSYQTCFTRILLFNLPLPTWGLRDRITLETIRAFRQDRIGQSLPPDRIGQTFRQTGSARSLPPERSAARAIRLPAPSEPSVPSAIEAIRLSSAI from the exons ATGACTGAAGTGATCATTCTCTATGTGGAGGAGATCCAAACTACTGAGCTCAGGAAGTCTCTCAAAACCAAAAACTGTCACCTGCACcctgcacagtggtcagctctggtctttgtgttgctgacttcagaaaaggagctggatgtgtttgacctgaagaaatacgccagatcagaggaaggacttctgaggctgctgccagtggtcaaagcctccagagcTGCTCT gctgtcaggctgtggagtcacagaggaaggctgtgcttctctggtctcagctctggagtcaaacccctcacacctgagagagctggatctgagtaacaatgacctgaaggattcaggagtggagCTGCTCTCTGCTGTACTGGGGAACCCCCACTGTAAACTTGAGACTCTGAG ACTCACTGGCTGTAAACTCACAGACACATCCTGTAAAGTGTTGGCCTCAGTTCTCAGTTCAaccccctcacacctgagagagctggatctgagtaacaatgacctgaaggattcaggagtgaagctgctctctgctggactgtggaatccccactgtaaactggagactctgag gctgtcaggctgtctagtcacagaggaaggctgtgcttctctggtctcagctctgaggtcaaaRccctcacacctgagagagctggacctgagctacaatcacccagYagactcaggagtcagactgctctctgctggactggaggatccacactgcagactggagaaactcaagtatgtagagggtttatgtcaatgttcatatcagacatgtttTACAAGAATCCTCTTATTCAACCTGCCAttacccacctggggactgagg GACCGGATCACGCTTGAGACGatcagagccttccgccaggacCGGAtcggccagagccttccgccagaccggatcggccagaccttccgccagaccggatcggccagaagccttccgccagaacggagcgcggccagagccatccgtctcccagcgccatctgagccatccgttcccaGCGCCATCGaggccatccgtctctccagcgccatctga